A genomic window from Candidatus Reconcilbacillus cellulovorans includes:
- a CDS encoding dihydroorotate dehydrogenase (quinone) gives MDVYAWLKPMLFRMDPERAHRLTIAALGFLGRLPAANRALSAVWAVPEDPGLRVEAFGLSFPHPVGLAAGLDKNGEAATALASLGFGFLEVGTVTPEPQEGNPRPRLFRLPEDGALVNRMGFNNDGADALAARLAGYAAAGGRRVPIGVNIGKNRSTPNDRAADDYRACVRKLWPHADFFVLNVSSPNTPGLRDLQKQEAVSAIISAVRDEIARCAAGGRSTPKPVLVKISPDLDEAELSLTVEAATAAGASGFVATNTTLARDGVRHPAGAETGGLSGRPLRRRATETIARVYRLTGGRVPIIGCGGIFDAGDAYEKIRAGASLVEIYTSLIYKGPSVIREICEGLRALAARDGFRSIAEAVGTDAGRRIQDLGMPKIGPVF, from the coding sequence ATGGACGTTTATGCGTGGCTGAAACCGATGTTGTTCCGCATGGATCCGGAGCGGGCCCATCGGTTGACGATCGCTGCCCTCGGCTTTCTCGGGAGGCTGCCGGCGGCCAACCGTGCGCTTTCTGCGGTTTGGGCCGTGCCGGAGGATCCGGGCTTGCGCGTCGAAGCGTTCGGTCTGTCTTTTCCGCATCCGGTCGGGCTGGCGGCGGGGCTCGACAAAAACGGCGAGGCGGCGACGGCGCTCGCTTCGCTTGGTTTCGGCTTTCTCGAGGTCGGGACGGTAACACCGGAGCCGCAAGAGGGAAACCCGCGTCCGCGCCTGTTTCGGTTGCCTGAAGACGGGGCGCTCGTCAACCGGATGGGATTCAACAACGACGGGGCGGACGCCCTTGCGGCCCGTTTGGCCGGTTACGCCGCAGCCGGCGGACGTCGCGTTCCGATCGGCGTCAATATCGGCAAAAACCGTTCGACGCCGAACGATCGGGCGGCGGATGATTACCGCGCCTGCGTGCGAAAACTTTGGCCGCATGCCGATTTTTTCGTCCTCAACGTCAGTTCGCCGAATACGCCCGGCCTGCGCGACCTACAGAAGCAGGAGGCGGTGAGCGCGATCATCTCTGCCGTGCGCGACGAGATCGCGCGGTGCGCCGCCGGCGGGCGGAGCACGCCGAAGCCGGTGCTCGTCAAAATTTCGCCCGATCTGGACGAGGCGGAGTTATCGCTGACGGTCGAAGCGGCGACGGCGGCGGGCGCTTCCGGTTTCGTCGCGACGAATACGACGCTGGCCCGAGACGGCGTCCGGCATCCCGCCGGTGCGGAAACCGGTGGCTTAAGCGGCCGGCCGCTGAGGCGCCGCGCGACGGAGACGATCGCGCGCGTCTACAGGCTGACCGGGGGCCGGGTGCCGATTATCGGCTGCGGCGGCATTTTCGACGCCGGGGACGCATATGAAAAGATACGGGCCGGCGCCAGCCTGGTGGAAATTTATACGTCCTTGATTTACAAAGGGCCGTCCGTCATCCGTGAAATATGCGAGGGCTTGCGCGCGCTGGCGGCACGCGACGGTTTCCGCAGTATCGCCGAGGCGGTCGGGACGGATGCCGGGCGGCGGATACAGGATTTGGGGATGCCGAAAATCGGCCCGGTATTTTAG
- a CDS encoding ferredoxin produces MPKYTWVDKETCIACGACGAAAPDIYDYDDEGLAHVIYGGDDNRGITEIPEELYDDLQDALEGCPTESIKVSETPFNKG; encoded by the coding sequence ATGCCGAAATACACATGGGTGGACAAGGAAACATGCATCGCTTGCGGCGCCTGCGGGGCTGCCGCGCCCGATATTTACGACTATGACGACGAGGGGTTGGCGCACGTCATCTACGGCGGCGACGATAACCGGGGCATTACGGAGATCCCGGAGGAGCTTTACGACGATCTTCAGGACGCGCTGGAAGGTTGCCCGACCGAATCGATCAAAGTCTCCGAAACGCCGTTCAACAAAGGCTGA
- a CDS encoding 7-cyano-7-deazaguanine synthase QueC: MKKAVVVLSGGLDSTTCAALAREAGYELYPLTFDYGQRHRVELGAARKIAAYYGAADRHKIVRLDFFRDFGGSALTDDSIAVPERPDGAVPDDEIPVTYVPGRNLIFLSVAVSYAETIAAEAVYIGVNALDYSGYPDCRPEFVRSFEQTAALATKAGVGGRPVRIETPLVRMTKADIVREGVRLGVPFELTWSCYKGGDAPCGVCDSCLLRRKGFAEAGVRDPLEDKAGASYGVGDSGLRP, translated from the coding sequence GTGAAAAAGGCGGTCGTCGTTTTAAGCGGCGGGCTCGACAGCACCACCTGCGCGGCGCTTGCGCGCGAGGCGGGCTACGAGTTGTACCCGCTGACGTTCGATTACGGGCAGCGCCATCGCGTCGAGCTGGGAGCGGCCCGGAAGATCGCCGCCTATTACGGCGCGGCGGATCGCCACAAAATCGTCCGCCTCGACTTTTTCCGCGATTTCGGCGGAAGCGCGTTGACGGACGACTCGATTGCGGTGCCGGAACGTCCGGACGGCGCCGTGCCCGACGACGAAATTCCCGTCACGTATGTGCCCGGGCGCAATCTGATTTTTCTGTCCGTGGCGGTGTCCTACGCGGAAACGATCGCCGCGGAAGCCGTCTACATCGGCGTCAACGCGCTCGATTACAGCGGTTATCCCGATTGCCGGCCGGAGTTCGTCCGCAGTTTCGAGCAGACGGCGGCGCTCGCGACCAAAGCCGGCGTCGGGGGCCGCCCGGTCCGGATCGAGACGCCGCTCGTCCGGATGACGAAGGCGGACATCGTGCGCGAAGGCGTCCGGCTCGGCGTACCGTTCGAGCTGACGTGGTCGTGCTATAAGGGCGGCGACGCGCCTTGCGGCGTCTGCGACAGCTGCCTGCTTCGGCGCAAAGGGTTTGCCGAGGCGGGCGTGCGCGACCCGCTGGAGGATAAGGCGGGTGCGTCTTACGGCGTCGGCGACAGCGGCTTGCGGCCGTAG
- a CDS encoding radical SAM protein: MNRPEWNTVRVPIVEIFETIEGEGTKAGFPTVFVRLFGCNLRCVWCDTTYSYPPAEPGPTLTVADIVERVTSYRSRHLCLTGGEPLMYGERSRMLLEALAECGAFDDIHVETNGAVDLRPFLESVRSLAVRYIMDYKLPDSGEERRMVAGNLPLLRPQDELKFVVASRRDFDRAVSLLDEYDVRAQVLFSPVWGAVEPRKLAEWMLERGLARARLNLQLHKIIWSPDARGV; this comes from the coding sequence ATGAATCGACCGGAATGGAATACCGTCCGCGTTCCGATCGTCGAAATTTTCGAAACGATCGAGGGAGAAGGGACGAAAGCCGGTTTTCCGACGGTTTTCGTCCGGCTGTTCGGCTGCAATCTCCGCTGCGTCTGGTGCGACACGACGTACAGTTACCCGCCGGCCGAGCCTGGGCCGACGTTGACGGTGGCGGACATCGTCGAGCGCGTGACGTCGTATCGCTCCCGCCATCTGTGCCTGACGGGAGGAGAACCGCTCATGTACGGCGAGCGGTCGCGCATGCTGCTGGAAGCGCTGGCGGAATGCGGGGCGTTCGACGACATCCACGTCGAGACGAACGGCGCTGTCGATCTTCGGCCGTTTCTGGAATCGGTCCGCTCGCTGGCCGTCCGATACATTATGGACTATAAGCTGCCGGACTCCGGCGAGGAACGCCGGATGGTCGCCGGCAATCTGCCGCTGCTTCGCCCGCAGGATGAACTGAAATTCGTCGTCGCGAGCCGGCGAGACTTCGACCGCGCGGTCTCATTGCTCGACGAATACGACGTCCGCGCCCAGGTGCTGTTCAGCCCGGTTTGGGGTGCGGTCGAGCCGAGGAAACTGGCGGAATGGATGCTCGAGCGGGGGCTGGCGCGCGCGCGGCTGAACCTGCAGCTTCACAAAATCATCTGGAGCCCCGATGCGCGAGGGGTATAA
- a CDS encoding 16S rRNA pseudouridine(516) synthase, which yields MRRTERLDKMLARAGFGSRSDVRKLVRAGRVHVDGVPAFDAGMKIDPDGDDVRVDGERVVFREFVYLMMNKPPGVVSATEDRREATVVDLLAPEYRRFGVFPVGRLDKDAVGLLLLTNDGKLAHELLSPRRHVPKTYLVETDGALTEGDAEAFARGVRLDDGYVALPAELRLLDSSDCFRAEVTVVEGKFHQIKRMFQAIGRRVTFLERVRFGPLELDRSLARGAYRELTEREIALLRTPRPQRTG from the coding sequence ATGCGGCGAACGGAGCGGTTGGACAAAATGCTGGCGCGCGCAGGCTTCGGCAGCCGAAGCGACGTGCGCAAGCTGGTCAGGGCGGGACGCGTGCACGTCGACGGCGTTCCGGCTTTCGACGCAGGCATGAAAATCGACCCCGACGGCGACGACGTCCGCGTCGACGGCGAACGCGTCGTGTTTCGGGAATTCGTCTACCTGATGATGAACAAACCGCCCGGCGTCGTTTCGGCGACCGAAGACCGCCGCGAAGCCACCGTCGTCGACTTGCTCGCCCCGGAATACCGGCGGTTCGGCGTGTTTCCGGTCGGGCGGCTGGACAAAGACGCGGTCGGCCTGCTGCTGCTCACGAACGACGGCAAGCTTGCGCACGAGCTTTTGTCGCCTCGCCGACACGTGCCGAAAACGTATCTCGTCGAAACCGACGGTGCACTGACGGAGGGCGACGCCGAGGCGTTCGCCCGCGGCGTTCGGCTGGACGACGGATACGTCGCGCTGCCGGCCGAGCTTCGTCTTCTCGACAGCAGTGACTGTTTCAGGGCCGAAGTGACCGTGGTCGAGGGAAAATTTCATCAGATCAAACGGATGTTTCAGGCGATCGGCAGAAGAGTGACGTTTCTGGAGCGGGTCCGCTTCGGCCCGCTTGAACTGGACCGTTCGCTCGCCCGGGGGGCGTACCGTGAACTGACGGAAAGGGAGATCGCCCTGCTCAGGACGCCGAGACCGCAGCGGACCGGGTGA